A window from Drosophila subobscura isolate 14011-0131.10 chromosome O, UCBerk_Dsub_1.0, whole genome shotgun sequence encodes these proteins:
- the LOC117898854 gene encoding 60S ribosomal protein L32, with amino-acid sequence MTIRPAYRPKIIKKRTKHFIRHQSDRYAKLSHKWRKPKGIDNRVRRRFKGQYLMPNIGYGSNKRTRHMLPTGFKKFLVHNVRELEVLLMQNRIYCGEIAHAVSSKKRKEIVERAKQLSIRLTNPNGRLRSQENE; translated from the exons ATGACGATTCGCCCAGCGTACCGGCCCAAGATCATCAAGAAGCGCACCAAGCACTTCATCCGCCACCAGTCGGATCGTTATGCCAAGTTGTCG CACAAATGGCGCAAGCCTAAAGGTATTGACAACAGAGTACGTCGTCGCTTCAAGGGCCAGTACCTGATGCCCAACATCGGTTATGGCTCCAACAAGCGCACCCGTCATATGCTGCCCACTGGCTTCAAGAAATTCCTGGTGCACAATGTGCGAGAGCTGGAGGTTTTGCTCATGCAGAACCGCATCTACTGCGGTGAGATCGCCCACGCCGTCTCCTCAAAGAAGCGCAAGGAAATCGTCGAGCGCGCCAAGCAGCTGTCGATCCGTCTGACGAATCCCAATGGACGTCTGCGTTCTCAAGAGAACGAGTAA
- the LOC117898849 gene encoding solute carrier family 25 member 51, producing MRDDDDTAAQNAHATTTTTTRTSPPTTGRKSGVPRSSHASVFTERFFGSFQWEEFACGCGAAGVNISATYPIYKMIFRQMLHGVPITSAFAQLRHEGLSFLYRGMLPPLAQKTISLSIMFGVFDGTRRYLVEDYRLNDYGAKVIAGVVAGSAESILLPFERVQTLLADSKFHQHFSNTSNAFRYVVAHHGYRELYRGIEPVFWRNGLSNAFFFVLREEASARLPKRKSVSSRTAQEFVAGAVIGASISTIFYPLNVIKVSLQSEMGHRSEGSWQACKRIYRERDSRIGNFYRGCAFNTGRSFISWGIMNTAYENLKKLMHEQPQMPQMPHTAPISTSK from the exons ATGAGAGACGATGATGACACCGCGGCACAGAATGCacacgcaacaacaacaacaacaacaagaacctCACCACCCACCACAGGCCGAAAGTCGGGTGTACCTCGGTCTAGCCATGCGAGCGTCTTCACGGAGCGCTTCTTTGGCTCCTTCCAGTGGGAGGAGTTCGCCTGCGGATGCGGAGCAGCAGGTGTCAACATTTCCGCCACATATCCCATCTACAAAATGATCTTTCGGCAAATGCTTCATGGCGTGCCCATCACCTCCGCCTTCGCACAGCTGCGGCATGAGGGGCTTAGCTTTCTGTACCGCGGCATGCTGCCGCCATTGGCGCAGAAAACCATCTCGTTGTCCATAATGTTTGGTGTGTTCGATGGCACGCGGAGATATCTGGTGGAAGACTATCGCCTGAATGACTACGGGGCCAAGGTGATTGCCGGCGTAGTGGCGGGCAGTGCCGAATCCATACTGCTACCCTTTGAACGCGTGCAAACGCTGCTGGCCGACTCGAAGTTCCATCAACATTTCTCCAATACCTCAAATGCGTTCAG ATATGTGGTGGCCCATCATGGATACCGGGAGCTCTATAGGGGCATAGAACCAGTATTTTGGCGCAACGGCCTGTCCAACGCATTCTTCTTTGTGCTCAGGGAGGAGGCCAGCGCGCGGTTACCCAAAAGG AAATCGGTGTCCAGCAGAACAGCACAGGAATTCGTTGCGGGTGCCGTCATAGGTGCCAGCATTAGCACAATATTCTATCCGCTCAATGTGATCAAAGTGTCGCTGCAGAGTGAAATGGGCCATCGGTCGGAGGGCAGTTGGCAGGCATGCAAGAGAATTTATCGCGAACGCGACAGTCGCATTGGGAATTTCTATCGCGGCTGTGCCTTCAATACGGGCCGTTCCTTCATCAGTTGGGGCATCATGAACACGGCCTACGAGAACCTG